CGTGCCGCAGGCCCTGGTGCCGCTCAAGGCCGCCATCGTGCCGGCGCTCGGCCTGATCATGTTCGGCATGGGCCTGACGCTGACAGGACCGCAGCTGGCCGCCGTGGTGCGCCGTCCGCGCTGGCTGCTGCTGGGCATCGGGCTGCAGTTCCTGATCATGCCGGCGCTGGCCTGGGGCATCGCGGCGAAGCTCGGCCTGCCGGCGACGCTGGCCGCCGGCCTGATCCTGGTCGGCGCCTGCCCGGGCGGTACGGCGTCGAACGTCATGACCTATCTGGCCCGTGGCGACGTGGCGCTGTCGGTGGCCATGACGGCCGCGTCCACCCTCGTCGCGCCGCTGCTCACGCCCTGGGTCACGCTGTGGCTGGCCGGCGCGCGCGTGGACGTGCCGGCGCTGGCCATGCTCATCGACATCCTGCGCATCGTGCTGCTGCCGGTGCTGGCCGGCATGCTGCTGCGCCGTTACCTGGCCGGCTTTGCCGAGCGCCTGGCCGGCTGGCTGCCGGGGCTGTCCATGCTGCTGATCGCGCTCATCGTGGCCATCATCCTGGCCCTGAACCGCCACCAGCTGGCCGCCACCGGCGTGCTGGTGGCGACTGCCGTGGTGCTGCACAACGGCCTGGGCTTTGCGCTGGGCTATCTGGGCGCACGCCTGGGCGGCGCTGGGCCGGCGCAGCGGCGCGCCATCGCCATCGAGGTCGGCATGCAGAACTCGGGTCTGGCCACGGCGCTTGCCATCAAGTTCCTGCCGCCGCTGGCGGCGCTGCCGGCGGCGCTGTTCTCGGTGTGGCAGAACCTGGCGGGGTTGGGGCTGGCGGCCCTGTGGCGGCGCGGGCGGTAGTTCCGAAAACACCCCGGATTCCGCTGCGCTGCATCCAGGCTACGGCCGAAATGCCGCCCCGGCAGACACAGTGCGGGCGGCGGCCTTAAGCTGCGCCGCGTCTACAAGGGAGCCCCCATGCCGCTGAGCTGGAACGAAATCAAGGACCGCGCCCTGGCGTTCTCGCGCGAGTGGGCGCAGGTCGCGTCCGAAGACGCCGAGGCCAAATCCTTCTGGGACGATTTCTTCAACGTCTTTGGCGTGTCGCGGCGGCGCACGGCCAGCTTCGAGCGCAAGGTCAAAAAGATTGACGGCAAGGATGGCTACATCGACCTGCTGTGGAAAGGCGTGGTGCTGGTGGAGCACAAGTCGCGCGGCAAGGACCTGGACCGCGCCTACCAGCAGGCGCGCGATTACTTTCCCGGCCTCATGGACGTCGAGTTGCCGCGCTACATCGTCGTTTCCGACTTCGCGCGCTTTCGCATCCACGATCTTGAAACCGGCGAGCAGCACCAGTTCCCGCTGCAAGACCTGCACAAGCAGGTGCGGCGTTTTGCCTTCATCGCCGGCTACCAGACCCACACCTACAAGGAACAGGACCCCATCAACCTGAAGGCGGCCGAGCGCATGGGCCGCCTGTACGACCGCCTCAAGCTCATCGGCTACGACGGCCATCCCCTGCAAGTGCTGCTGGTGCGCGTGCTGTTCTGCCTGTTCGCGGAAGACACCGGCATCTTCGAGCGCGCGCAGTTCATGGAATACCTCACCCAGCGCACCGGCGCGGACGGCTCCGACGTTGGCACGCGCCTGGCGGAGCTGTTCCAGGTGCTCAACACCCCGCCCGAACGGCGCATGCGCACGCTGGACGAACAACTGGCCGCCTTCCCGTACATCAACGGCGCGCTGTTTGGCGAATTCCTGCCCATCGCGGCCTTCGACGGCGCCATGCGGGACGCCCTGCTGGATGCCTGCGCACTGGACTGGTCCGGCATCAGCCCGGCCATCTTCGGCGGCCTGTTCCAGTCCGTGATGGACGACAAGGCCCGCCGTAACCTCGGCGCGCACTACACCAGCGAAAAGAACATCCTGAAGCTGATCGGCCCGCTGTTTCTGGACGAACTGCGGGCCGAGTTCGAGCGGATCAAGGGCAACCGCGCCCGGCTGTTGGAATTTCACAGCAAGCTGCGCTCGCTCACGTTTCTGGACCCCGCCTGCGGCTGCGGCAATTTCCTGGTCATCGCCTACCGCGAGCTGCGCCTGCTGGAACTGGACGTGTTGCGCGCCAGCACTGGCGACGCGCGCAGCCACAGCCTGGCGCTGGACCTGCACGGCTTTCTATCCGTGGGCGTGGACCAGTTCT
This Immundisolibacter cernigliae DNA region includes the following protein-coding sequences:
- a CDS encoding bile acid:sodium symporter family protein — its product is MNSARREALLPIAALLLACAGAWFVPQALVPLKAAIVPALGLIMFGMGLTLTGPQLAAVVRRPRWLLLGIGLQFLIMPALAWGIAAKLGLPATLAAGLILVGACPGGTASNVMTYLARGDVALSVAMTAASTLVAPLLTPWVTLWLAGARVDVPALAMLIDILRIVLLPVLAGMLLRRYLAGFAERLAGWLPGLSMLLIALIVAIILALNRHQLAATGVLVATAVVLHNGLGFALGYLGARLGGAGPAQRRAIAIEVGMQNSGLATALAIKFLPPLAALPAALFSVWQNLAGLGLAALWRRGR